A part of Streptomyces sp. SLBN-31 genomic DNA contains:
- a CDS encoding long-chain fatty acid--CoA ligase → MSPREDAVLSTMQDVPLLISRILTHGSRVHGTSQVITWTGEGEPHRRSFAEIGERAAQLAHALRDELGVAGDDRVATLMWNNAEHVEAYFAIPSMGAVLHTLNLRLPPEQLVWIVNHAADKVVVVNGSLLPLLAPLLDKLPTLEHIVVSGPGDRSVLAGAHARVHEYEELLADRPRTYDWPELDERTAASMCYTSGTTGDPKGVVYSHRSIYLHSMQVNMTQSMGLTDQDTSLVVVPQFHVNAWGLPHATFMTGVNMLMPDRFLQPAPLAEMIEGEKPTHAAAVPTIWQGLLAELTAKPRDVSSLVQVTIGGSACPPSLMKAFDELGMRVCHAWGMTETSPLGTVARPPAHAVGTEGEFAYRLTQGRFPASVEARLTGPGGERLPWDGESAGELEVRGPWIAGAYYNGLDAEALRPADKFSEDGWLKTGDVGTISADGFLTLTDRAKDVIKSGGEWISSVELENALMSHPDVTEAAVVAVPDEKWGERPLATVVLKEGSTADFETLRAFLASDACKIAKWQLPERWSIVEAVPKTSVGKFDKKVLRRRYAEGDLDVTRL, encoded by the coding sequence ATGTCGCCCCGGGAGGACGCCGTGCTGAGCACCATGCAGGACGTACCGCTGCTGATCTCGAGGATCCTGACCCACGGGTCACGGGTCCACGGCACCTCACAGGTGATCACCTGGACCGGGGAGGGCGAACCGCACCGCCGCTCCTTCGCCGAAATCGGAGAGCGCGCGGCGCAGCTGGCGCACGCCCTGCGCGACGAGCTCGGAGTGGCGGGCGACGACCGTGTGGCGACCCTCATGTGGAACAACGCAGAGCACGTCGAGGCGTACTTCGCGATCCCCTCCATGGGCGCGGTCCTGCACACTCTGAACCTCCGGCTGCCGCCCGAGCAGCTGGTCTGGATCGTCAACCACGCGGCCGACAAGGTCGTCGTCGTCAACGGTTCGCTGCTGCCGCTGCTCGCGCCGCTGCTGGACAAGCTGCCGACGCTCGAGCACATCGTGGTCTCCGGTCCCGGCGACCGGTCCGTGCTCGCCGGTGCGCACGCCCGGGTGCACGAGTACGAGGAGCTTCTCGCGGACCGGCCGCGGACCTACGACTGGCCGGAGCTCGACGAACGCACGGCCGCCTCCATGTGCTACACCTCCGGCACCACGGGCGACCCCAAGGGCGTGGTCTACAGCCACCGGTCCATCTACCTGCACTCGATGCAGGTCAACATGACCCAATCCATGGGGCTGACCGACCAGGACACCTCATTGGTCGTGGTCCCGCAGTTCCACGTCAACGCCTGGGGTCTGCCGCACGCGACGTTCATGACCGGCGTCAACATGCTGATGCCGGACCGCTTCCTGCAGCCCGCGCCCCTCGCCGAGATGATCGAGGGCGAGAAGCCGACCCACGCGGCCGCCGTCCCCACCATCTGGCAGGGGCTGCTCGCCGAACTGACCGCCAAGCCGCGGGACGTGTCCTCCCTCGTCCAGGTCACCATCGGTGGCTCGGCCTGCCCGCCTTCCCTCATGAAGGCCTTCGACGAGCTGGGCATGCGGGTCTGCCACGCCTGGGGCATGACGGAGACCTCCCCGCTGGGCACGGTCGCCCGCCCGCCGGCCCACGCGGTCGGCACCGAGGGGGAGTTCGCCTACCGCCTCACCCAGGGCCGCTTCCCCGCCTCCGTCGAGGCCCGCCTCACCGGCCCCGGCGGCGAACGCCTTCCCTGGGACGGCGAGTCGGCCGGTGAGCTGGAGGTGCGCGGCCCCTGGATCGCCGGCGCCTACTACAACGGCCTGGACGCCGAAGCCCTGCGCCCCGCCGACAAGTTCAGCGAGGACGGCTGGCTGAAGACCGGCGACGTCGGCACCATCTCCGCCGACGGCTTCCTCACCCTCACCGACCGCGCCAAGGACGTCATCAAGTCCGGCGGCGAGTGGATCTCCTCGGTCGAGCTGGAGAACGCGCTGATGTCCCACCCGGACGTCACCGAGGCCGCCGTGGTCGCCGTACCGGACGAGAAGTGGGGCGAACGCCCGCTCGCCACAGTCGTGTTGAAGGAGGGCTCCACCGCCGACTTCGAGACCCTGCGCGCCTTCCTCGCGTCCGACGCCTGCAAGATCGCCAAGTGGCAGCTCCCGGAGCGCTGGTCGATCGTCGAGGCGGTGCCGAAGACGAGCGTGGGCAAGTTCGACAAGAAGGTGCTGCGCAGGCGGTACGCCGAGGGAGACCTGGACGTCACCCGGCTCTGA
- a CDS encoding MFS transporter: MSSTTTATRARATAPRRPADGLAGRLLLPLIALCTAVTAANIYLAAPLLPLIARDFGSTPSAVAWIASVAQFGYAAGLLFFAPLGDSVSRRRLVAVLSVVTTAALIAGATAAGTTALAAAVLVASAATVVPQLLVPLVAQRAPADRRARHVAAVIAGLFTGIVAARVLGGLVGQTFGWRTVFVGAAVLTAVLGLATAAVLPTENRNRQGSLFAGLLAMPSVVRRSPDLWRACVRQAGMYGAWSALWTSLALLLTGGSYGYSTATAGLFGLFGLAASVVAPLAGGLVDRFGAARVVRSAYLLAAVSVPLFWLGGQVLVALFAAAIAIHAALVASHVANQTLALTTTSTPATANSAYVVAGFAGGASASALAGLAFSHWGWGGVCAVAGVWLLLGWSTTAVRR, from the coding sequence ATGTCGTCCACAACAACCGCCACCCGAGCCCGCGCCACAGCCCCTCGCCGCCCCGCCGACGGCCTGGCCGGCCGCCTGCTGCTCCCCCTCATCGCGCTGTGCACCGCCGTCACGGCCGCCAACATCTACCTCGCGGCCCCGCTGCTCCCGCTCATCGCCCGCGACTTCGGCTCGACCCCGTCCGCGGTGGCCTGGATCGCCTCGGTCGCGCAGTTCGGCTACGCGGCCGGCCTGCTCTTCTTCGCGCCGCTCGGCGACAGCGTCAGCCGGCGCCGCCTGGTGGCCGTCCTGTCGGTCGTCACCACGGCGGCCCTGATCGCCGGCGCCACGGCCGCGGGAACCACCGCGCTCGCCGCGGCCGTCCTGGTCGCCTCCGCGGCCACCGTGGTCCCGCAGCTCCTGGTCCCGCTCGTCGCTCAGCGCGCTCCCGCCGACCGGCGCGCCCGCCATGTCGCGGCCGTCATCGCGGGCCTGTTCACCGGAATCGTCGCGGCCCGGGTGCTCGGCGGGCTTGTCGGGCAGACCTTCGGCTGGCGGACGGTGTTCGTCGGCGCGGCGGTGCTGACGGCCGTGCTGGGCCTGGCCACCGCGGCCGTCCTGCCCACGGAGAACCGCAACCGTCAGGGCTCGCTGTTCGCCGGACTGCTGGCCATGCCCTCGGTGGTCCGCCGCTCGCCCGACCTGTGGCGCGCCTGCGTGCGGCAGGCGGGGATGTACGGCGCCTGGAGCGCGCTGTGGACCTCGCTCGCCCTGCTGCTGACGGGCGGTTCCTACGGCTACTCCACCGCCACCGCCGGCCTGTTCGGCCTCTTCGGACTCGCGGCCAGCGTGGTGGCGCCCCTGGCGGGCGGACTGGTGGACCGTTTCGGCGCCGCCAGGGTCGTACGGTCCGCGTATCTCCTCGCGGCCGTCTCCGTCCCCCTCTTCTGGCTGGGCGGGCAGGTGCTCGTGGCCCTGTTCGCGGCGGCGATCGCCATCCACGCGGCCCTGGTCGCCTCCCACGTCGCCAACCAGACCCTGGCCCTGACGACGACCTCGACCCCGGCCACCGCCAACAGCGCCTACGTGGTCGCGGGCTTCGCGGGCGGCGCCAGCGCCTCGGCCCTCGCGGGCCTCGCCTTCAGCCACTGGGGCTGGGGCGGGGTGTGCGCGGTGGCGGGGGTGTGGCTGCTGCTGGGCTGGAGCACGACGGCCGTACGACGGTGA